The Candidatus Bathyarchaeota archaeon genomic interval TCCATCAGCCGAGCCATCGACGTCGCTGAAGTAGTTAGACATCGTTTCCTACCCGACGTCAAGATCAAACGCATCGGCATCGGCACAGACCAATTCCAGCCCCAAGACCACGATGAAGACGACGAATCAAGCCACGGCGCAACAAACGTTAGCACCATCGAGATAACCTTGATGAGGTAACTCACGCGCATAGCGAAAACTCCTTCTTTGCAGGAACCGACGAACTCCAATGAAAACTGAACTATGCAGCTTCTGCCTAAAAAGCGGCATTCTATGCCAAAAGTGCTCAGCTAAAGTTAAAGCTGGCGAAATAAGTGACCTAGACCTCAAGATCGCACGTTTATTGCTTGGTCTAGAAGATAAGTATCCTTCCCTGCAAAACGTCTGCTTCTACAAAGCCGTTGACGTAGAGAAAACTCTAGCCATCCTCGTCGGACACGGCGATGTTCCTAAACTTTTAGGTTACGGCGGCAAAATAGTCAAAACCATAGGCGACGAAACAGGCAAAAACGTCCGTGTACTTGAATATGGCGTTGACGACCGCAAATTCCTCGAAGACCTCTTCATACCCTTCAGCATCCTAACCATTAACACGATATGGCTTCCGGACGGAACCACCGAAACCCGCGTTATCCTCAAACGCAAACGTGGCGCTCAGTTGCCCATGGATCTTAAGGCGTTAAAGGAGATCGCGAGTAAAGTGCGTAAGATGTCGCTTCGGGTAGAAATTGCAGATTAACGGGTTGGTTAACTATGGATCTGGACTGTTTAGGTGACTGGATTAGGACTCATTATACCAGCCAAGTTTCACCTGACCTTGATGGGCAAGAAGTCACGCTGTTTGGCTGGATCCAAGACATCCGCGACTTAGGCGGCATCCGCTTCTTGATTTTCCAGGACCGCGAAGGCACCCTTCAGCTTACCATACCCAAGAAACGTGTTGGTCCCGAGGTGCTTGCTAAATCGAATTTGCTACAGAAACGGTTTAGCGTTGCAGTTTGGGGTACGGTGAAGAAAACTAACATGACGCCCCGCGGCATCGAAGTCATCCCCACACAAATCAAAATCCTAAGCACCGCCACGGAACAGTTACCCATAGACATCACGGGCAAAACCCCCGCCAACATCGAAGCCCGCCTTGACGCCCGCGCCCTTGATTTAACCTTAGAGAAGAACCTTGCGGCATTCAAAATCCAACACACGGCGCTCTCAGCGATTCGCAGTTACCTCTTTGACAACGGCTTCCTCGAAGTCCAC includes:
- the albA gene encoding DNA-binding protein Alba, encoding MTETANAVLIGKKPIMNYVLACITFFHGGAKEVSIKARGKSISRAIDVAEVVRHRFLPDVKIKRIGIGTDQFQPQDHDEDDESSHGATNVSTIEITLMR